Proteins co-encoded in one Mycobacterium mantenii genomic window:
- a CDS encoding cytochrome P450, producing the protein MIQKQPTATCPAKHIDMNAPDSPALTHFHLLDECQDEARPVFRNTEAGMDYWVFTDNSVILDGLQHPELWSSSVIVPTDPEPPYKWIPIMIDPPDHAKWRQVLAEYFSPGRVKGLRDSQQKLAAELIEQVAADGECDFVARISRVFPSTVFLTIMGMPVEDLEKFLAWEDMILHQSGAGEEVNAARLEGMTHVMGYFSGLIQQRRENRDPDADDIVSKAIDWTIDGEPINDLELLNCLLLLFMAGLDTVSNQLSYAMLHLATHPADRTRIVAQPELIPKAVEELLRVYPIVQTARKATKDMDFHGCPVKAGDMASFSLAFAGRDESAYDDARTVNFDRGVTRHLSFGGGPHRCLGSHLARQELAVVLEEWHKRIPDYEVSGQPIEHGGQVFGVDSLKLTWS; encoded by the coding sequence CACCTACTCGACGAGTGTCAGGATGAGGCCCGGCCGGTCTTCCGCAACACCGAGGCCGGTATGGATTACTGGGTCTTCACCGACAACTCGGTGATCCTGGACGGACTCCAGCACCCGGAGCTCTGGTCCAGCAGCGTGATCGTGCCGACGGATCCCGAGCCGCCGTACAAGTGGATTCCGATCATGATCGACCCGCCGGACCACGCCAAGTGGCGTCAGGTGCTGGCGGAGTACTTCTCCCCTGGGAGAGTCAAGGGCCTGCGCGACTCGCAGCAAAAGTTGGCTGCTGAACTCATCGAGCAAGTCGCAGCCGATGGTGAGTGCGATTTCGTGGCGCGGATTTCGAGGGTGTTCCCGTCGACGGTCTTCCTGACCATCATGGGCATGCCGGTGGAGGACCTCGAGAAGTTCCTGGCCTGGGAAGACATGATCCTGCACCAGAGCGGGGCTGGCGAGGAAGTCAACGCGGCCCGGCTGGAAGGCATGACGCATGTGATGGGCTACTTCTCCGGCCTGATTCAGCAGCGGCGCGAGAATCGTGACCCGGATGCCGACGACATCGTCAGCAAGGCCATCGACTGGACCATCGACGGCGAACCGATCAACGACCTCGAGCTGCTCAACTGTCTGTTGCTGTTGTTCATGGCTGGGCTCGACACGGTCTCCAACCAGCTGTCGTACGCGATGCTGCATCTGGCCACCCATCCGGCCGACCGCACCCGGATTGTCGCCCAACCCGAGCTCATCCCCAAGGCGGTGGAGGAGCTGCTTCGGGTGTACCCGATCGTGCAGACCGCGCGAAAGGCGACCAAGGACATGGACTTTCATGGATGCCCGGTCAAGGCGGGCGACATGGCGTCGTTCTCGCTGGCGTTCGCCGGCCGAGACGAATCGGCGTATGACGATGCCCGCACGGTCAACTTCGACCGCGGCGTCACACGTCACCTGTCCTTCGGCGGCGGCCCGCACCGCTGCCTCGGTTCGCACCTCGCGCGGCAGGAGCTAGCGGTGGTGCTGGAGGAGTGGCACAAGCGCATTCCGGACTACGAGGTCTCCGGGCAACCCATCGAGCATGGTGGTCAAGTGTTCGGTGTCGATTCACTGAAGCTGACCTGGTCCTGA
- a CDS encoding TIGR03857 family LLM class F420-dependent oxidoreductase, translating to MEDRRLGSPALGAYVLPGRVTDPGAVVGQAKAAERLGLRTIWLSERWGTKDLGVIVGAVSQVTSEVRIAAGITHFQSRHPALLASLAMTAQALSGGRFVLGVGRSVDAMWKAVGLPTSTNASIVDHADIFRRLCRGEKVRYDGPAGTFPSLRLNDLPDQPVPPVVFAAIGPKGLQLAGRHFDGVLLHPFLTPAAVQRSVSVVRDAERLAGRPAGSVRIYVTVVVACELPPEEELAVVGARAVTYYQIPGFGERLAAANGWDPEPLTRLRSHPLLNGIKGSADSVLTREQLVEVAAVLPAAWTGEAAATGSAFTCGQVFRRYRHAGADELVLHGSTPDRLGPVFAQPADQAS from the coding sequence ATGGAGGACAGGCGGTTGGGCAGTCCGGCGCTCGGGGCCTACGTGCTTCCCGGACGCGTCACCGATCCCGGCGCCGTGGTCGGTCAGGCGAAGGCTGCCGAGCGCCTCGGTCTGCGCACGATATGGCTCAGCGAGCGGTGGGGAACCAAAGACCTCGGCGTGATCGTCGGCGCGGTCAGCCAGGTCACGTCGGAAGTCCGAATCGCCGCGGGCATAACGCATTTCCAGTCGCGCCATCCTGCACTACTGGCATCGCTGGCGATGACGGCGCAGGCGCTGTCCGGGGGGCGGTTTGTCCTTGGGGTTGGCCGCTCGGTGGACGCCATGTGGAAGGCTGTCGGGTTACCGACGTCCACTAATGCTTCGATCGTCGACCACGCCGACATCTTTCGGCGCTTGTGCCGCGGGGAGAAGGTGCGCTACGACGGGCCCGCGGGCACCTTTCCGTCGTTGCGGCTCAACGACTTACCTGATCAGCCGGTGCCGCCGGTCGTGTTCGCAGCGATCGGGCCGAAGGGCTTGCAGCTCGCGGGTCGTCACTTCGACGGCGTGCTGCTGCATCCATTCCTGACGCCTGCCGCCGTGCAACGGTCGGTGAGTGTTGTGCGCGATGCCGAGCGCTTGGCCGGCCGGCCGGCCGGCAGCGTAAGAATTTACGTCACCGTGGTGGTGGCTTGCGAGCTTCCTCCCGAGGAAGAGCTCGCGGTGGTCGGAGCGCGAGCGGTGACTTACTACCAGATCCCGGGCTTCGGAGAGCGATTGGCTGCCGCCAATGGGTGGGACCCGGAGCCGTTGACACGGTTACGATCCCATCCGCTGCTCAACGGGATCAAAGGCTCGGCCGATTCCGTCCTCACCCGCGAGCAACTCGTCGAGGTCGCGGCGGTGTTGCCTGCGGCATGGACCGGTGAGGCGGCGGCGACCGGGTCGGCGTTTACCTGCGGCCAGGTATTCCGTCGCTACCGACACGCGGGGGCGGACGAGCTGGTGTTGCACGGGAGCACACCCGACCGCCTCGGCCCCGTATTCGCGCAGCCAGCTGATCAGGCTAGCTGA
- a CDS encoding phosphotransferase family protein, producing MAYTSARGNVGDRVGEVLLSWLPPRLAPAGATAFDISEFSAPPAGYSGRTAFFSAAWVDDAGLRRAEDLVLRAQADDHQLFTVPDAPRQAEVMQRLGAQGIPVPEVVGIERDAAVLGSPFYVMRRVRGRTPSDVPSWHKRGWTVDLSAADRGLLCDNGLRALVDVHRVNDSDTLCFLRGDADPARTALQRYLDKLSEWYEWCRSDLIVGAGVLARALRVLLESAPDNDAETVVWGDARVGNMCFGEDLSVVALFDWEIAGTGPPDIDLGWWLMFERFLCEALGFTRLPGVPDDGETVRRYVQFGGTLTGDIVYYQLLAAFVLSLINNRLARLLVRDGLDAATARSYPQTSVALVERYLDQM from the coding sequence ATGGCGTATACATCCGCACGCGGCAACGTGGGCGACCGGGTGGGCGAAGTACTGCTGTCATGGCTGCCGCCGCGGCTGGCCCCGGCCGGTGCGACAGCCTTCGACATCTCGGAATTCAGTGCACCGCCGGCCGGGTACTCGGGCAGGACTGCGTTCTTCAGCGCCGCCTGGGTCGACGACGCCGGCCTGCGCCGTGCTGAGGATCTCGTGCTACGCGCACAGGCCGACGACCACCAGTTGTTCACCGTGCCCGACGCGCCGCGACAAGCCGAAGTAATGCAACGACTTGGTGCACAAGGCATTCCAGTTCCCGAGGTTGTCGGCATCGAACGTGACGCCGCTGTTCTCGGGTCGCCGTTCTATGTAATGCGCCGAGTACGGGGGCGCACACCGTCGGACGTTCCGAGTTGGCACAAGCGGGGTTGGACCGTCGATCTGTCCGCTGCCGATCGGGGGCTGTTGTGCGACAACGGGCTACGCGCGCTGGTCGACGTGCACCGCGTCAACGACTCTGACACGTTGTGTTTCCTTCGCGGCGACGCCGACCCCGCCCGTACGGCGTTGCAGCGCTACCTCGACAAACTCAGCGAGTGGTACGAGTGGTGTCGCAGCGATCTGATTGTCGGTGCGGGTGTACTCGCTCGGGCTCTACGGGTGCTCCTCGAATCGGCACCCGACAACGATGCCGAGACGGTGGTGTGGGGCGACGCCCGCGTCGGAAACATGTGTTTCGGCGAGGACTTGTCGGTGGTCGCATTGTTTGACTGGGAGATCGCAGGCACTGGTCCACCGGACATCGACCTCGGTTGGTGGCTGATGTTCGAACGTTTCCTCTGTGAAGCACTGGGATTCACTCGCCTGCCCGGTGTACCCGATGACGGCGAAACCGTCAGGCGCTATGTGCAATTCGGCGGGACCTTGACCGGCGACATCGTCTACTACCAACTGCTGGCCGCGTTCGTCTTGTCGCTGATCAACAACCGACTCGCCCGGCTTTTGGTGCGCGACGGACTCGATGCCGCCACGGCTCGTAGCTATCCGCAGACGTCAGTCGCGCTGGTCGAGCGGTATCTCGACCAGATGTGA
- a CDS encoding NAD(P)-dependent oxidoreductase: MPNTVGFLGAGQLGEPMVERLLRAGHDVLVYVRREEARQRLESKGAAMADSVADLARRSDILIACLFSDAQLRETGLGADGFIANAKPGAVLVSHTTGSLSTLEALRDGAPAPPVILDAPVSGTADDINAGRLTVLIGGPSDAVAAVTPVLCAYADPVVATGALGSALALKLINNLLFASNAQLLAAATQLGDRLGVAPDVLLSTLQVCSARSHAAEQAHRVGGMDRFAELAGPFLRKDIAACREAAAEAGVELGLLDTAVREGPLALDHASAGTP, encoded by the coding sequence GTGCCCAACACCGTCGGATTCCTTGGCGCCGGACAACTCGGCGAGCCCATGGTCGAGCGGTTGCTCAGAGCCGGCCATGATGTCCTGGTCTACGTCAGGCGCGAGGAGGCCCGCCAGCGACTGGAGTCGAAGGGCGCGGCAATGGCCGATTCGGTGGCTGACCTGGCGCGCCGTAGCGACATCCTCATCGCATGCCTATTCTCGGATGCACAATTGCGGGAAACCGGGCTGGGCGCAGACGGTTTCATCGCCAACGCTAAGCCCGGTGCAGTGTTGGTGTCTCACACGACCGGCTCCCTGTCCACCCTCGAGGCGTTGCGGGACGGTGCTCCCGCGCCGCCGGTCATCCTCGATGCGCCAGTCAGCGGTACCGCGGACGACATCAACGCAGGCAGACTCACGGTGCTGATCGGGGGACCGAGTGACGCCGTCGCCGCGGTGACGCCCGTCCTTTGCGCCTATGCCGACCCGGTGGTGGCGACCGGCGCACTGGGCAGCGCGCTGGCGCTCAAGCTGATCAACAACCTGCTGTTCGCGTCCAACGCCCAACTCCTTGCCGCGGCGACGCAACTGGGAGACCGGTTGGGCGTCGCACCGGACGTGTTGTTGTCGACGCTGCAGGTGTGCAGCGCCAGGAGTCACGCAGCGGAACAGGCGCACCGCGTCGGCGGGATGGACCGGTTCGCGGAGTTGGCCGGGCCATTCTTGCGCAAGGACATCGCGGCGTGCCGCGAAGCCGCGGCCGAGGCAGGTGTGGAGCTGGGGCTGCTGGACACCGCAGTACGCGAGGGTCCGCTGGCGTTGGACCACGCGAGCGCGGGGACACCCTGA